CCTGTACTACACCTCACGCACGGCGACCGCGGCGGAGCTGCACGGGCACGGCTCGGTGTGGCGGGTCGTGGCGCGCGACCGGCTGCGCCCGGCCGTGCTGGAGCTGGCCCGGGAGATCGCGGGCAAGGACGGCCGGCTGCTCCGGCTCGCCAAGGCCGCGCTCAACGGCATCGACCCCGTCGACGTGCGCCGCAGCTACCGCTTCGAGCAGGGCTTCACGTTCGAGGCGGCTCTCGGCGGCACGGGCGAGCGCGTCCGCAACACGTTCGGCACCCGGGGCACGGCCGCGGCCCGGGACACGCTCGAAGTCCGGAACGCGGTCGGGGTCCAGGACGCGGTCGGGGTCCAGGACGCTCACGCGAAGGAAGGCGGGTAAGGATGGGCGACAAGACGATGACCGCCGACGAGGCCGTCTCCCGGCTGGAGAGCGGGACGACCCTCGGTATCGGAGGCTGGGGCTCCCGCCGCAAACCGATGGCTCTCGTGCGGGCACTGCTGCGCTCCACGATCACCGATCTCACGGTCGTCTCGTACGGCGGCCCGGACGTCGGCATGCTGGCGGCGGCCGGGCGGATACGGAAACTGGTCGCGCCTTTCGCGACGCTCGACTCGATCCCGCTCGAACCGCACTTCCGGGCGGCCCGCGAGAGCGGCTCGCTCGAACTGATGGAGATCGACGAGGCGATGTTCATGTGGGGGCTGCGGGCAGCAGCCAACCGGCTTCCGTTCCTGCCGGTGCGGGCCGGTATCGGTTCGGACGTGATGCGGGTCAACCCCGGCCTGCGTACGGTCACTTCGCCGTACGAGGACGAGTCGACGGGCGTGCGCGAGACCTTCGTCGCCATGCCCGCCCTGCGGCTGGACGCGGCTCTGGTCCATGTGAACCGCGCCGACCGCGCGGGAAACGGCCAGTATCTGGGCCCCGACCCGTACTTCGACGACCTGTTCTGCGAGGCGGCCCGGACGGCGTACGTGTCCTGCGAGCGGATCGTCGACACGGCGGAGCTGACGAAGGCGGCCCCGCCCCAGACCCTGCTGATCAAGCGGCTGAACGTGAACGGCGTGGTGGAGGCGCCGGGTGGCGCGCACTTCACGTCGTGCGTGCCCGACCACGACCGGGACGAGTCCTTCCAACGGCTCTACGCGTCCATGCCGTGGCCCGAGTTCGCCGAGAGGTTCCTCGCGGGCGACGAACAGGCCTACCGGACCGCCGTCGAGGCATGGCACGAGGAGCAGTCATGAGCGCGGCCCCGGGTGCGTCCCCGGACACGACGCCGGGCAGCACACCGGGTGCGTCCCGCGGCGCGACCCCGAGCCCGCCCCGGAACGGAGTGACCCGCGCCGAGTACTGCGTGATCGCCTGCGCGGAGGCGTGGCGGGGCGACGGGGAGATACTGGCCAGTCCGATGGGCCCGATCCCGTCCATAGGGGCCCGGCTCGCCCGGCGCACCTTCTCGCCCGACCTGCTGCTGACCGACGGCGAGGCACTGCTGGTCGGTCCCGACGGCAGTCCGGAGGGGTGGTTGCCGTACCGGCAGCATCTGGCCCTGGTGACCGGCGGGCGCCGGCACGTGATGATGGGCGCGAGCCAGCTCGACCGTTTCGGCAACCAGAACATCTCCTGCGTGGGCGACTGGGAGCGGCCCGCGCGGCAGTTGCTCGGGGTGCGCGGCGGCCCCGTCAACACGCTGAACAACCCGGTCAGTTACTGGGTGCCCAGACACTCGACGCGGGTCTTCGTGGAGAAGGTCGACATGATCGGCGGGGTGGGGTACGACAGCGCCGCGGCGGCCGGTCCCGCGGCGACGCGTTTCCACCGCATCCCGCGGGTGGTGTCGAACCTCGGAGTGTTCGACTTCGCGACCGAGGACCACTCCATGCGGCTCGCCTCGCTGCATCCGGGGGTGACGGTCGAGGAGGTCGTGGCGGCGACGGGCTTCGAGCTGACCGTCCCGGCGGACGTCCCGTACACGCGTGAACCGTCCCCGGCTGAGCTGGCATCGATCCGCGAGGACCTGGACCCGAAGGGTCTGCGCGACCGCGAGGTCAAGGGCTGATGGAGACCGCCCTCACACGGCTCGTCGGTGTCCGGCATCCGATCGTGCAGACGGGTATGGGCTGGGTGGCGGGCCCGCGTCTGGTCTCGGCGACGGCGAACGCGGGGGCGCTGGGCATCCTCGCCTCCGCGACGATGACTCCCGATCAGCTGCGGGCGGCGATCAGGGAGGTCCGGTCCCGTACGGAGGCGCCGTTCGGGGTGAATCTCCGCGCGGACGCGGGTGACGCCCGCGAGCGGGTCCGGATCATCGTGGAGGAGGGGGTGCGGGTCGCCTCGTTCGCGCTCGCGCCGTCCCGTGAGCTGATCGCCGAGCTGAAGGACGCGGGCGTGGTCGTCGTTCCCTCGATCGGGGTCCGCCGTCATGCCGAGAAGGTCGCGGCGTGGGGAGCGGACGCGGTGATCGTGCAGGGTGGCGAGGGCGGCGGCCACACCGGCGAGGTGGCGACCAGCGTGCTCCTCCCCCAGGTCGTGGACGCGGTCGGTATACCCGTCGTCGCCGCGGGAGGCTTCTTCGACGGCCGGGGCCTGGTCGCGGCGCTCGCGTACGGCGCCGCGGGTGTCGCCATGGGCACCCGGTTCCTCCTCACCTCGGACTCGACGGTGCCGGACGCGGTGAAGGCCCGGTATCTCGCGGCCACGGTCAAGGACGTCACGGTGACGACCGCCGTGGACGGCCTGCCGCACCGCATGCTCCGTACGGACCTGGTCGACTCCCTGGAGGGAGCGGGCCGTACGAGAACGCTGACCCGGGCGGTGCGCAGAGCCGCCGGCTTCAGAAGGCTCTCGGGTCTCGGCTGGCGGCAACTGATCCGCGACGGTCTGGCGAT
This sequence is a window from Streptomyces ortus. Protein-coding genes within it:
- a CDS encoding CoA transferase subunit A — protein: MGDKTMTADEAVSRLESGTTLGIGGWGSRRKPMALVRALLRSTITDLTVVSYGGPDVGMLAAAGRIRKLVAPFATLDSIPLEPHFRAARESGSLELMEIDEAMFMWGLRAAANRLPFLPVRAGIGSDVMRVNPGLRTVTSPYEDESTGVRETFVAMPALRLDAALVHVNRADRAGNGQYLGPDPYFDDLFCEAARTAYVSCERIVDTAELTKAAPPQTLLIKRLNVNGVVEAPGGAHFTSCVPDHDRDESFQRLYASMPWPEFAERFLAGDEQAYRTAVEAWHEEQS
- a CDS encoding CoA-transferase subunit beta, giving the protein MSAAPGASPDTTPGSTPGASRGATPSPPRNGVTRAEYCVIACAEAWRGDGEILASPMGPIPSIGARLARRTFSPDLLLTDGEALLVGPDGSPEGWLPYRQHLALVTGGRRHVMMGASQLDRFGNQNISCVGDWERPARQLLGVRGGPVNTLNNPVSYWVPRHSTRVFVEKVDMIGGVGYDSAAAAGPAATRFHRIPRVVSNLGVFDFATEDHSMRLASLHPGVTVEEVVAATGFELTVPADVPYTREPSPAELASIREDLDPKGLRDREVKG
- a CDS encoding NAD(P)H-dependent flavin oxidoreductase, which translates into the protein METALTRLVGVRHPIVQTGMGWVAGPRLVSATANAGALGILASATMTPDQLRAAIREVRSRTEAPFGVNLRADAGDARERVRIIVEEGVRVASFALAPSRELIAELKDAGVVVVPSIGVRRHAEKVAAWGADAVIVQGGEGGGHTGEVATSVLLPQVVDAVGIPVVAAGGFFDGRGLVAALAYGAAGVAMGTRFLLTSDSTVPDAVKARYLAATVKDVTVTTAVDGLPHRMLRTDLVDSLEGAGRTRTLTRAVRRAAGFRRLSGLGWRQLIRDGLAMRHGKDLTWSQVLLAANTPMLLRASMVEGRTDLGVMASGQVAGVIDDLPSCVDLVERVMEEARRTLRALPDPASP